Within the Leptospira ryugenii genome, the region GGATACTGGGCCGTAGAAGTGTCTCGCAAATACTTTTCAAATCAAAAGGATTTTGAGAGGGGATTTTGGATTCTATCTGTGCGGAAAGGAAATGAGCCGTGTCATTTAAAGATTCTTCCACCGTTTCCATATAACGCGGCCGAATGGATTCTTCTATCTGATCAATTAAATAATAAAACCCACCGATTAGGACAAAAAAAAACCAAAAATGATTTTAAACCATAGGTTCATATTTCTTGTTTTACTCCATAGCCTAAACCACGTCTAGTTTCAATTGGGTCTTTCTCTGCTTTGATTTCTTTGCACCTTGCACGGATATTTTTGATCACGGTATCTACAGCTCTATCAAAACTATCCTCTGGCTCTGTCCAGACGCTGTCCATTATTTCTTCACGAGTGAATATCCGGCCAGGATACTTCAAAAATAAACTTAAGGTTTTATATTCATACGGAGAAAGGAAAAGTTGCGCTCCAAAGTAATGGATGACTTTGCGTTCCAAATCAATTCTGAAGGGCGAATCATTGGCGATCGGTTTCTGTATCCTCCGAAGGATTGCTCTAATCCTTGCAACCAACTCACGTGGGCTAAATGGTTTTACGATGTAATCATCCGCACCTAGCTCAAGACCCAATACCTTATCGATTTCTTCTTCGCGAGCAGTGAGAAGGATTACAGGGACACTCGATTTTGTACGAATTTCCTTTAATACATCAAATCCATTTGTGTCTGGTAAGCCGATATCTAAAATTACAAGCTGAATCTGAGGTGTAAGACTTTGGATTCCCTCTCGTCCAGTTTCACAAGGAGTTACAAGAATCTCTTCTTTCTGCAGGGCAATTCCGATTACCTCTCGGATGCCTGGTTCATCTTCTATCAAAAGCACATGGACTTGGGAACTCATGAGACCAGATCATCGTATAGAGAGGATCAAAAAGGTGTCGAGAAAAAAGCCGAGAGAGATCCCCTCGGCCTGGCATTGTTTAGGAAACTGCAGTGAGTTCCTTGTCTTCAATGGTGATGGTCTGGACGCTAAGTGCATC harbors:
- a CDS encoding response regulator translates to MSSQVHVLLIEDEPGIREVIGIALQKEEILVTPCETGREGIQSLTPQIQLVILDIGLPDTNGFDVLKEIRTKSSVPVILLTAREEEIDKVLGLELGADDYIVKPFSPRELVARIRAILRRIQKPIANDSPFRIDLERKVIHYFGAQLFLSPYEYKTLSLFLKYPGRIFTREEIMDSVWTEPEDSFDRAVDTVIKNIRARCKEIKAEKDPIETRRGLGYGVKQEI